One genomic segment of Pseudomonas sp. RU47 includes these proteins:
- a CDS encoding methionine ABC transporter permease, translated as MNRTVNWDEILQLVFNATGETLYMVLLAGLFTLLIGLPLGVLLFISRRDGLLPMPRLNAVLGGVVNLGRSLPFVVMLIALIPLTRLVVGTTLGSTAAVVPITIGAFPFFARIVENALDEVDKGRIEAILAMGGDIGHVIFKVLLPEALPALLAGITLTLVMLIGFSSMAGVIGGGGLGDLAIRYGYQRFNNEVMVATVVVLVILVQGVQSLGDRLVRSLAHRR; from the coding sequence ATGAACCGCACGGTCAATTGGGATGAAATCCTGCAACTGGTGTTCAACGCCACCGGTGAAACCTTGTACATGGTTCTGCTCGCAGGGCTGTTCACGCTGCTGATCGGTTTGCCGCTGGGCGTGTTGCTGTTTATCAGTCGCCGCGATGGACTGCTGCCGATGCCACGCCTCAATGCCGTGCTGGGTGGCGTGGTCAACCTCGGCCGTTCACTGCCATTCGTGGTGATGCTGATTGCCCTGATCCCGCTGACGCGGCTGGTGGTGGGTACGACGCTGGGCAGCACCGCCGCTGTGGTACCGATCACCATCGGCGCGTTTCCGTTCTTCGCGCGCATCGTCGAAAACGCTCTGGACGAAGTCGACAAGGGGCGCATCGAAGCGATCCTCGCCATGGGCGGCGACATCGGTCATGTGATCTTCAAGGTGTTGCTACCCGAAGCGCTGCCGGCGTTGTTGGCCGGGATCACGTTGACGCTGGTGATGCTGATCGGTTTTTCCTCGATGGCCGGCGTGATCGGCGGTGGCGGGCTCGGTGATCTGGCGATCCGTTACGGCTATCAGCGTTTCAACAATGAAGTGATGGTTGCCACGGTGGTGGTGTTGGTGATCCTCGTCCAAGGCGTGCAAAGCCTGGGTGATCGATTGGTTCGTTCGCTGGCGCATCGCCGCTAA
- a CDS encoding methionine ABC transporter ATP-binding protein: MIAIEQLSKTYPSAAQPALDQVSLSIPDGAVYGILGRSGAGKSTLLRCLNLLERPDSGRILLDGIDLTTLPVSELRQQRQRIGMIFQGFNLLHSRTVFDNIAVPLEIANVGKPWRHVRVRELLELVGLSDKAQAFPSQLSGGQKQRVGIARALAAEPAYLLSDEATSALDPETTESILQLLRDINRQLGVTIVLITHELDVVKSICDHAAFMADGRLVEAGPVPRLLADPQSQLGASLRPTCGLPLGHAEPGLSFLKQYGVRAAHS, encoded by the coding sequence ATGATCGCCATCGAGCAGTTGAGCAAGACTTATCCTTCGGCCGCGCAACCGGCACTCGATCAGGTCTCGCTGAGCATTCCCGACGGTGCGGTCTACGGGATTCTCGGGCGCAGCGGCGCGGGTAAGTCGACGTTGCTGCGCTGCCTCAATCTGCTCGAAAGACCGGACAGTGGGCGCATTCTGCTCGATGGCATCGACCTGACGACGCTGCCGGTCAGCGAACTGCGCCAGCAGCGTCAGCGCATCGGCATGATCTTCCAAGGCTTCAACCTGCTGCATTCGCGCACGGTGTTCGACAACATCGCGGTGCCGCTGGAGATCGCCAATGTCGGCAAGCCGTGGCGCCACGTACGGGTCCGCGAACTGCTGGAGCTGGTTGGCTTGAGTGACAAGGCGCAGGCCTTTCCCTCGCAGTTGTCCGGCGGGCAGAAACAGCGCGTCGGCATTGCCCGCGCTTTGGCCGCTGAGCCGGCGTATTTGCTCTCGGACGAGGCCACCAGTGCGCTCGACCCGGAAACCACCGAATCGATCCTGCAATTGCTGCGCGATATCAATCGGCAACTGGGCGTGACCATCGTGTTGATCACCCACGAACTGGACGTGGTCAAGTCGATCTGCGACCACGCCGCGTTCATGGCCGATGGACGCTTGGTCGAAGCCGGGCCGGTGCCACGGCTGCTGGCCGATCCGCAATCGCAACTGGGTGCTTCGCTGCGACCGACCTGCGGCCTGCCGCTGGGCCACGCTGAGCCGGGCCTGAGTTTTCTCAAACAATACGGCGTACGGGCGGCGCACTCATGA
- a CDS encoding MetQ/NlpA family ABC transporter substrate-binding protein: MIKKAGLTLAVLGALVTSFGAQALEPLRVAADPVPHAQILAYIQKIDPQLNLKVIEIPNGVNSNELLVHGDVDANYFQHLPYLKSQEKALGEKLAVAATVHIEPLGIYSHRHKSFADVPVKGTVAVPNNVTNLSRALYLLQDNGLIKLKPGFNDPAADQATPKDIAENPKQLKILEIESPQIPRSLDDVDLAVINGNYALDAGLVPAKDALGLEKAEHNPYANILVTTPKLEHDPRIAQLAKDLTSPEVAKYITDNFAGSVIPVAGGKP, translated from the coding sequence ATGATCAAGAAAGCAGGTTTGACCCTGGCCGTGCTCGGCGCGCTGGTGACGTCGTTCGGTGCGCAGGCGCTGGAGCCGTTGCGCGTGGCCGCCGACCCGGTGCCGCACGCGCAGATTCTGGCGTACATCCAGAAAATCGATCCGCAGCTGAACCTCAAAGTCATCGAGATCCCCAACGGTGTGAACTCCAATGAGCTGTTGGTGCACGGTGATGTCGACGCCAATTACTTCCAGCACCTGCCGTACCTGAAATCCCAGGAAAAGGCCCTCGGCGAAAAACTCGCGGTGGCCGCCACGGTGCATATCGAGCCCTTGGGCATCTACTCGCACCGGCACAAAAGCTTCGCCGACGTGCCGGTAAAAGGCACCGTCGCCGTGCCCAACAACGTCACCAACCTGAGCCGCGCGCTGTACCTGTTGCAGGACAACGGCCTGATCAAGCTCAAACCCGGCTTCAACGATCCTGCGGCCGATCAGGCAACGCCCAAGGACATCGCCGAGAACCCGAAACAGCTGAAGATTCTCGAGATCGAATCGCCGCAGATTCCGCGCTCGCTGGACGACGTCGATCTGGCCGTGATCAACGGCAACTACGCGCTCGACGCAGGCCTGGTGCCGGCCAAGGATGCCTTGGGTCTGGAGAAAGCCGAGCACAACCCGTACGCCAACATTCTGGTGACCACACCCAAGCTCGAACACGACCCGCGTATCGCGCAACTGGCCAAGGACCTGACGTCGCCCGAGGTCGCCAAATACATCACCGACAACTTCGCCGGTTCGGTGATTCCGGTGGCGGGCGGCAAGCCATGA
- a CDS encoding isopenicillin N synthase family dioxygenase: MPHTLDITALPTLDLSLFEGTAQQRYEFLENLRHAARDVGFFYLTGHGIDSALLKQVQAHARQFFALPDSEKNAVGMINSPHFRGYNRAASEITRGQPDQREQFDLGAEREVLPLDADSPFWARLQGPNQWPAALPELKPLLLEWQEAMTRMSLRLLRAFAQALSLRADAFDQLYGDKPNEHIKLMRYPGQSSESSHQGVGAHKDSGFLSFLLQDQQAGLQVEIEEGRWIDALPRENTLVVNIGELLELASNGYLRATVHRVVSPPAGSERLSVAFFLGAQLDAVVPLYPLPTALLREARGPASDPLNPLFRDVGWNYLKGRLRSHPDVAQRFYADALLPPPPIRKSA; this comes from the coding sequence ATGCCGCATACCCTCGACATCACCGCATTACCAACGCTGGACCTGTCGCTGTTCGAAGGCACGGCGCAACAGCGCTACGAATTTCTTGAAAACCTGCGCCACGCCGCCCGTGACGTCGGGTTCTTTTACCTGACCGGGCATGGCATCGACAGCGCTTTGCTCAAGCAGGTACAGGCCCACGCCCGGCAGTTTTTCGCTTTGCCCGACAGCGAGAAAAACGCCGTCGGTATGATCAATTCACCACACTTTCGCGGTTACAACCGTGCCGCCTCGGAGATCACCCGTGGCCAGCCCGATCAGCGTGAACAGTTCGATCTGGGCGCCGAGCGCGAGGTGTTGCCATTAGACGCGGACAGCCCGTTCTGGGCGCGGCTGCAAGGCCCCAACCAATGGCCGGCGGCACTGCCGGAGCTGAAACCGCTGTTACTCGAATGGCAAGAGGCGATGACGCGCATGTCGTTACGTCTGCTGCGCGCTTTTGCTCAGGCACTGTCGCTGCGCGCCGATGCGTTTGATCAGCTCTACGGCGACAAGCCCAACGAACACATCAAACTGATGCGCTATCCCGGTCAATCCAGCGAGTCAAGCCATCAAGGCGTCGGCGCGCACAAGGATTCCGGTTTCCTCAGCTTCCTCCTGCAAGACCAGCAGGCCGGTCTGCAGGTCGAAATCGAAGAGGGCCGCTGGATCGATGCGTTGCCGCGCGAGAACACCCTGGTGGTGAACATCGGCGAACTGCTCGAACTGGCCAGCAACGGTTATCTGCGGGCCACCGTACATCGCGTGGTTTCGCCTCCGGCGGGCAGTGAACGCCTGTCAGTCGCGTTCTTCCTTGGCGCGCAACTGGATGCCGTGGTGCCGCTGTATCCGCTGCCCACCGCACTGTTGCGCGAGGCGCGCGGGCCGGCGAGTGATCCGCTCAATCCGTTGTTTCGCGATGTCGGCTGGAACTACCTCAAGGGGCGTCTGCGCTCGCATCCGGATGTCGCGCAGCGCTTCTACGCCGATGCGCTGCTGCCGCCACCGCCTATTCGTAAATCCGCCTGA
- the catA gene encoding catechol 1,2-dioxygenase has protein sequence MTVKIAHTAELQSFFKEAAGFANDDGNSRLKTIVLRILQDSAKIIEDLEISEDEFWKAVDYLNRLGARSEAGLLVAGLGLEHFLDLLQDAKDAQIGLTGGTPRTIEGPLYVAGAPLCEGECRMDDGSEEGVATVMHLEGQVFDLQGQPLSGATVDLWHANTKGTYSFFDPSQSEYNLRRRIITDAEGRYRARSIVPSGYGCDPQGPTQECLNQLGRHGQRPAHVHFFISAPGHRHLTTQINLSGDQYLWDDFAYATREGLVGEVVFREDAVSGRYAELKFDFQLQPAPDASAEQRSQRPRALQDA, from the coding sequence ATGACCGTGAAAATTGCCCACACTGCCGAGTTGCAATCGTTCTTCAAAGAAGCCGCCGGTTTTGCCAACGACGACGGCAACTCCCGGCTGAAAACCATCGTCCTGCGCATCTTGCAGGACAGCGCCAAGATCATCGAAGACCTCGAGATCAGCGAGGACGAGTTCTGGAAAGCGGTCGACTACCTCAACCGTTTGGGTGCTCGCTCGGAAGCAGGATTATTGGTCGCGGGACTGGGCCTCGAGCATTTTCTCGACCTGCTACAGGATGCCAAGGATGCACAGATCGGCTTGACCGGCGGCACACCGCGCACCATCGAAGGCCCGCTGTACGTGGCCGGCGCGCCGCTGTGTGAAGGCGAGTGCCGCATGGATGACGGCAGCGAGGAGGGCGTCGCCACCGTTATGCACCTCGAAGGCCAGGTGTTCGATCTGCAGGGCCAGCCGTTGTCCGGTGCCACCGTTGACCTGTGGCACGCCAACACCAAGGGCACCTATTCGTTTTTCGACCCGAGCCAGTCCGAGTACAACCTGCGCCGCCGCATCATCACTGACGCCGAGGGCCGCTACCGCGCTCGCAGCATCGTGCCGTCCGGCTATGGCTGCGACCCGCAAGGGCCGACCCAGGAATGCCTGAACCAGCTCGGCCGCCATGGCCAGCGCCCGGCGCATGTGCATTTCTTCATCAGCGCACCGGGGCATCGGCACCTGACGACGCAGATCAATCTGTCGGGTGATCAGTATTTGTGGGATGACTTCGCTTATGCGACCCGTGAAGGGTTGGTCGGGGAGGTGGTGTTCCGCGAGGACGCGGTGTCGGGGCGCTATGCCGAGCTGAAGTTTGACTTCCAGTTGCAACCGGCGCCGGACGCCAGTGCCGAACAACGCAGCCAACGGCCGCGTGCGTTGCAAGACGCTTGA
- the catC gene encoding muconolactone Delta-isomerase has translation MLFHVKMTVKLPVDMDPSLATRLKADEKELAQRLQREGVWRHLWRIAGHYANYSVFDVPSVEALHDTLMRLPLFPYMNIEVDGLCRHPSSIHSDDR, from the coding sequence ATGTTGTTCCACGTAAAAATGACCGTGAAATTACCCGTCGATATGGACCCGTCACTGGCCACCCGGCTCAAGGCAGACGAGAAGGAACTGGCCCAACGGCTGCAACGCGAAGGTGTCTGGCGGCACCTGTGGCGCATCGCCGGGCACTACGCCAATTACAGCGTGTTCGATGTGCCGAGCGTCGAGGCCCTGCACGACACGCTGATGCGCTTGCCGCTGTTTCCCTATATGAACATCGAGGTCGATGGCCTCTGCCGGCATCCGTCGTCGATCCACAGCGACGATCGCTAA
- a CDS encoding muconate cycloisomerase family protein, producing MQRILIENLTTIIVDLPTIRPHKLAMHTMQKQTLVILRLRCSDGIEGIGEATTIGGLAYGYESPESIKANIDAHLAPALVGMEANNINAAMHRLDKIAKGNTFAKSGIESALLDAQGKRLGLPVSELLGGRVRDSLEVAWTLASGDTARDIAEAEQMLEARRHRIFKLKIGANPLEQDLKHVVAIKKALGERASVRVDVNQYWDESQAIRGCQVLGDNGIDLIEQPISRVNRSGQIRLNQRSPAPIMADESIESVEDAFSLAADGAASVFALKIAKNGGPRAVLRTAQIAEAAGIALYGGTMLEGSIGTLASAHAFLTLKQLTWDTELFGPLLLTEDIVTEAPQYRDFHLHIPQTPGLGLTLDEERLARFRRH from the coding sequence ATGCAGCGAATTCTGATTGAAAACCTGACGACGATCATCGTCGACCTGCCGACCATTCGCCCGCACAAACTGGCGATGCACACGATGCAGAAGCAGACCCTGGTGATTCTGCGCCTGCGCTGCAGCGATGGTATTGAAGGCATCGGTGAAGCCACCACCATCGGCGGCCTCGCCTACGGTTATGAAAGCCCGGAAAGCATCAAAGCCAATATCGACGCACATCTGGCCCCGGCGCTGGTTGGCATGGAGGCCAACAACATCAACGCCGCGATGCATCGGCTCGACAAGATCGCCAAGGGTAATACCTTCGCCAAGTCCGGCATCGAAAGTGCACTGCTCGATGCTCAAGGCAAGCGCCTCGGCCTGCCGGTCAGTGAACTGCTCGGTGGCCGCGTACGGGACAGCCTCGAAGTGGCCTGGACTCTGGCCAGCGGCGACACCGCCCGCGACATTGCCGAAGCCGAGCAGATGCTTGAAGCGCGTCGCCATCGCATCTTCAAATTGAAGATCGGTGCCAACCCGCTGGAGCAGGATCTCAAGCACGTGGTGGCGATCAAAAAAGCCTTGGGCGAGCGTGCCAGTGTGCGGGTTGACGTTAACCAGTATTGGGATGAGTCCCAGGCGATTCGTGGTTGTCAGGTACTGGGTGACAACGGCATCGACCTGATTGAACAGCCGATTTCGCGGGTCAACCGCTCCGGGCAGATTCGCCTGAACCAGCGCAGCCCGGCGCCGATCATGGCCGATGAATCGATCGAAAGCGTCGAGGATGCTTTCAGCCTCGCCGCCGACGGCGCCGCCAGTGTGTTCGCCCTGAAAATCGCCAAGAACGGCGGCCCGCGTGCTGTGCTCAGAACTGCGCAGATCGCTGAAGCAGCAGGCATCGCGCTCTACGGCGGCACCATGCTCGAAGGCTCCATCGGCACGCTGGCCTCGGCGCACGCCTTCCTCACGCTCAAACAACTGACCTGGGACACGGAGCTATTTGGCCCGTTGTTGCTGACCGAAGACATCGTCACCGAAGCGCCGCAGTACCGCGATTTCCACCTGCACATCCCGCAAACCCCGGGCCTTGGCCTGACGCTGGACGAAGAGCGTCTGGCGCGTTTTCGTCGCCACTGA
- a CDS encoding 1,6-dihydroxycyclohexa-2,4-diene-1-carboxylate dehydrogenase codes for MNNRFSNKVALVTGAAQGIGRRVCERLLREGAQVVAVDRSELVHELQGEGVLALTADLEQYAECARVMVEAINSFGRLDILINNVGGTIWAKPFEHYEVEQIEAEVRRSLFPTLWCCHAALPYMLKQGSGAIVNVSSIATRSVNRVPYGAAKGGINALTACLAFENAERGIRVNATAPGGTEAPPRRIPRNAAEPSAQEQAWYQEIVAQTLDSSLMKRYGSLDEQVGAILFLASDDASYITGVTLPVGGGDLG; via the coding sequence ATGAACAACAGATTCTCCAACAAGGTCGCGCTGGTCACTGGCGCGGCGCAGGGTATCGGCCGCCGTGTGTGCGAACGCCTGTTGCGCGAAGGCGCGCAAGTGGTTGCCGTCGACCGCTCCGAGCTGGTTCACGAGCTGCAAGGCGAGGGTGTTCTCGCGTTGACCGCCGACCTTGAGCAGTACGCCGAGTGTGCGCGGGTGATGGTCGAGGCGATCAACTCTTTCGGCCGACTCGACATCCTGATCAATAACGTCGGCGGCACGATCTGGGCCAAGCCCTTCGAGCACTACGAAGTCGAACAGATTGAAGCTGAAGTCCGCCGTTCGCTGTTCCCGACCCTGTGGTGTTGCCACGCCGCGCTGCCGTACATGCTCAAGCAAGGGAGCGGCGCCATCGTCAACGTTTCATCGATTGCTACCCGCAGCGTCAATCGCGTGCCGTACGGCGCGGCCAAGGGCGGCATCAATGCGCTGACCGCGTGCCTGGCATTCGAGAACGCCGAGCGCGGTATTCGCGTCAATGCCACCGCGCCGGGTGGCACTGAAGCACCGCCCCGGCGCATCCCGCGCAATGCCGCCGAACCGTCGGCGCAGGAGCAGGCCTGGTATCAGGAAATCGTCGCGCAAACCCTCGACAGCAGCCTGATGAAACGCTACGGCAGCCTTGATGAACAGGTCGGCGCGATCCTCTTTCTGGCTTCCGATGACGCCTCGTACATCACCGGCGTGACCCTGCCGGTCGGTGGCGGCGACCTTGGTTGA
- the benC gene encoding benzoate 1,2-dioxygenase electron transfer component BenC gives MNFQIALNFEDGVTRFIEAGGHETVADAAYRQGINIPLDCRDGACGTCKCFAEAGRYDMGDNFIEDALSDDELAQGYVLTCQMRAASDCVVRVPAGSQVCKTEQANFQASISAVRQLSESTIALSIKGEALSKLAFLPGQYVNLQVPGSEQTRAYSFSSLQKDGEVSFLIRNVPGGLMSSFLTGLAKAGDSMNLAGPLGSFYLREIKRPLLLLAGGTGLAPFTAMLEKIAEQGSAHPVHLIYGVTNDFDLVELDRLESFAARIANFSFGACVANPQSAHPLKGYVTQHIEPRHLNEGDVDVYLCGPPPMVEAVSQYIREQGITPANFYYEKFAAAAA, from the coding sequence ATGAATTTCCAGATTGCGCTTAATTTTGAAGACGGCGTCACCCGATTCATCGAGGCTGGCGGCCATGAAACCGTGGCCGACGCGGCGTATCGCCAAGGCATCAACATCCCGCTGGACTGCCGCGACGGCGCCTGCGGCACCTGCAAATGTTTCGCCGAGGCCGGGCGGTACGACATGGGCGACAACTTCATTGAAGACGCCTTGAGCGACGACGAGCTTGCGCAAGGTTATGTGCTGACCTGCCAGATGCGCGCTGCAAGCGATTGCGTCGTGCGAGTGCCGGCCGGCTCACAGGTGTGCAAGACCGAACAGGCGAATTTCCAGGCCTCGATCAGCGCTGTCCGGCAGTTGTCCGAGAGCACCATCGCGCTATCGATCAAGGGCGAAGCGCTGAGCAAACTGGCGTTTCTGCCGGGGCAATACGTCAACCTGCAAGTGCCCGGCAGCGAGCAGACCCGCGCTTACTCCTTCAGCTCATTGCAGAAGGACGGAGAAGTCAGTTTCCTGATCCGCAACGTGCCCGGTGGCCTGATGAGCAGCTTCCTCACCGGTCTGGCCAAGGCCGGCGACAGCATGAACCTGGCCGGGCCGTTGGGCAGCTTCTACCTGCGCGAGATCAAGCGGCCGCTGCTGTTGTTGGCGGGCGGCACCGGCCTGGCACCGTTCACCGCGATGCTGGAAAAGATCGCCGAGCAGGGCAGCGCGCACCCGGTGCATTTGATCTACGGCGTGACCAACGATTTCGATCTGGTGGAACTCGATCGTCTCGAGTCCTTTGCCGCACGGATCGCCAATTTCAGTTTCGGTGCCTGCGTGGCCAACCCGCAGAGTGCGCATCCTCTGAAGGGCTACGTCACCCAGCACATCGAGCCGCGCCACCTCAATGAAGGCGATGTCGACGTCTACCTCTGCGGCCCGCCGCCGATGGTCGAAGCGGTCAGCCAATACATCCGCGAGCAGGGCATCACTCCCGCGAATTTCTACTACGAGAAATTCGCCGCTGCGGCTGCCTGA
- the benB gene encoding benzoate 1,2-dioxygenase small subunit, translating into MSNLYDSVRDFLYCEARYLDDGQWDQWLELYAADATFWMPAWDDNDTLTEDPQSEISLIWYGNRGGLEDRIFRIKTERSSATIPDTRTSHNLSNIEIVEQSADQCLVRFNWHTLSFRYQVTDSYFGSSFYTLDLRGEQPLIKAKKVVLKNDYVRQVIDIYHI; encoded by the coding sequence ATGAGCAACCTCTACGACAGCGTGCGCGATTTTCTCTACTGCGAAGCACGCTATCTCGATGACGGCCAATGGGATCAATGGCTGGAACTGTACGCCGCTGATGCGACCTTCTGGATGCCGGCCTGGGACGACAATGACACCCTCACTGAAGACCCGCAAAGCGAAATCTCACTGATCTGGTACGGCAACCGTGGCGGCCTCGAAGACCGCATTTTCCGGATCAAGACCGAGCGCTCCAGCGCGACCATTCCCGACACCCGCACCTCGCACAACCTGAGCAACATCGAAATCGTCGAGCAGAGCGCGGACCAGTGCCTGGTGCGCTTCAACTGGCACACCCTGAGCTTTCGCTATCAGGTCACCGACAGCTACTTCGGCAGCAGTTTCTACACCCTCGATCTGCGTGGCGAACAGCCGCTGATCAAGGCCAAGAAGGTCGTGCTGAAAAACGATTACGTCCGTCAGGTCATCGACATTTATCACATCTAG
- the benA gene encoding benzoate 1,2-dioxygenase large subunit, whose translation MSLGIDYLNAMLEEDQEKGAYRCKREMFTDPRLFELEMAHIFEGNWIYLAHESQLPNNNDFLTTTMGRQPIFIARNKDGVLNAFLNACSHRGAMLCRHKSGNRSSYTCPFHGWTFNNSGKLLKVKDPSEAGYPQGFNCEGSHDLTKVARFESYRGFLFGSLNADVKSLTEHLGESAKIIDMIVDQSPDGLEVLRGSSSYIYEGNWKLTAENGADGYHVSSVHWNYAATQNQRQQREAGEAIKTMSAGSWAKKGGGFYSFDHGHLLLWTRWANPEDRPAYERRDELARDFGQARADWMIENSRNLCLYPNVYLMDQFSSQIRIARPISVNKTEITIYCIAPKGESAEARAKRIRQYEDFFNVSGMATPDDLEEFRSCQTGYGAGRGWNDMSRGATHWVEGADAAAEEIDLKPLLSGMRTEDEGLFVLQHKYWQETMLKAAASEPQLIPVEAV comes from the coding sequence ATGTCCCTGGGAATCGACTACCTCAATGCCATGCTTGAAGAAGACCAAGAGAAGGGCGCCTACCGCTGCAAGCGGGAGATGTTCACCGATCCGCGGCTGTTCGAACTGGAAATGGCGCACATCTTCGAAGGCAACTGGATTTACCTCGCCCACGAAAGCCAGCTGCCCAACAACAACGATTTTCTCACCACCACCATGGGGCGCCAGCCGATTTTTATCGCGCGCAACAAGGACGGTGTGCTCAACGCTTTTCTCAACGCCTGCAGCCATCGCGGCGCCATGCTGTGCCGGCACAAGTCCGGCAACCGTTCCAGCTACACCTGCCCGTTTCACGGCTGGACGTTCAACAACAGCGGCAAACTGCTCAAGGTCAAAGACCCGAGCGAAGCGGGTTACCCGCAAGGTTTCAATTGCGAAGGCTCTCACGACCTGACCAAAGTCGCGCGTTTCGAGTCCTATCGCGGCTTTCTGTTCGGCAGCCTGAATGCCGATGTGAAATCCCTCACCGAACATCTGGGCGAGTCGGCAAAAATCATCGACATGATCGTCGACCAGTCGCCAGATGGCCTGGAAGTGTTGCGCGGTTCCAGCTCTTACATTTACGAAGGCAACTGGAAACTCACCGCCGAAAACGGTGCCGACGGTTACCACGTCAGTTCGGTGCACTGGAACTACGCCGCCACCCAGAACCAGCGTCAACAGCGCGAAGCAGGTGAGGCGATCAAGACCATGAGCGCTGGCAGTTGGGCGAAGAAGGGCGGCGGTTTCTACTCGTTCGATCACGGCCATCTGCTGCTCTGGACCCGCTGGGCCAATCCGGAAGATCGTCCGGCCTACGAGCGTCGCGACGAACTGGCCCGGGATTTCGGCCAGGCCCGCGCCGACTGGATGATCGAGAACTCACGCAACCTGTGCCTGTACCCCAACGTGTACTTGATGGATCAGTTCAGCTCACAGATCCGTATCGCCCGGCCGATCTCGGTCAACAAGACCGAAATCACCATTTACTGCATCGCCCCCAAAGGTGAGAGCGCCGAGGCGCGCGCCAAACGCATTCGGCAGTACGAAGACTTCTTCAACGTCAGCGGCATGGCCACGCCGGATGATCTGGAAGAGTTTCGTTCGTGCCAGACCGGCTACGGCGCTGGCCGTGGCTGGAACGACATGTCCCGTGGCGCCACCCACTGGGTTGAAGGCGCGGACGCAGCGGCCGAAGAAATCGACCTGAAACCGCTGCTCTCCGGCATGCGCACCGAAGACGAAGGCCTGTTCGTGCTGCAACACAAGTACTGGCAGGAAACCATGCTCAAAGCCGCTGCCAGCGAACCACAACTGATCCCTGTGGAGGCCGTGTGA
- a CDS encoding AraC family transcriptional regulator codes for MDSHLLSDRSSVFRHADPYAVSDYVNQHVGQHFIGLSRTTHPQASLNHRKLADLDLARISYGGSVRVTSVALETVYHLQVLLQGNCLWRGHKHEQHLVPGELLLINPDDPVDLTYSEDCEKFILKVPVSVLESVCDEQRWQHPSSGIRFLRNHYQLDELEGFTNLLAMICQEAEASDPLLRVQEHYAQIIGSKLISLMNTNVSRECLSAPSVSFERILDYIERNLKLDLPAEHLAAQASMSPRSLYTLFERQLGITPMQYIRQRKLERIHTCLSDPSCPVRNLTELALDYGFLHLGRFSESYRQQYGELPSQTFKRRH; via the coding sequence ATGGACAGCCATCTGCTGAGCGATCGCAGCAGCGTGTTCCGTCACGCTGACCCTTATGCCGTCTCCGACTACGTCAATCAGCACGTCGGCCAGCACTTCATTGGCCTGTCCAGAACCACCCACCCGCAAGCCAGCCTCAACCATCGCAAACTCGCCGATCTCGATCTGGCCCGCATCAGCTATGGCGGCAGCGTGCGCGTGACCTCCGTGGCGCTGGAGACCGTTTACCACCTGCAAGTGCTCTTGCAAGGCAATTGCCTGTGGCGCGGGCACAAGCACGAACAGCATCTGGTGCCTGGCGAGTTGCTGTTGATCAACCCGGATGATCCGGTTGATCTGACGTACTCGGAAGACTGCGAGAAATTCATCCTCAAGGTGCCGGTCAGCGTGCTCGAATCGGTGTGCGACGAGCAGCGCTGGCAGCACCCCTCCAGCGGTATCCGTTTCCTGCGCAATCACTATCAGCTCGATGAGCTGGAAGGTTTCACCAACCTGCTCGCGATGATCTGTCAGGAAGCCGAGGCCAGCGATCCGTTGCTGCGGGTGCAGGAGCATTACGCGCAGATCATCGGTAGCAAACTGATCTCGCTGATGAACACCAACGTCAGCCGTGAGTGTCTGAGTGCACCGAGCGTAAGCTTCGAACGCATTCTCGATTACATCGAACGCAACCTTAAACTGGATTTGCCCGCCGAACATCTAGCGGCGCAGGCGAGCATGAGCCCACGTTCGCTGTACACCTTGTTCGAGCGCCAGCTCGGCATCACGCCGATGCAATACATTCGCCAGCGCAAGCTGGAACGTATCCACACCTGCCTCAGTGATCCGAGCTGCCCGGTACGCAACCTCACCGAACTGGCCCTGGACTACGGCTTCCTGCACCTGGGTCGTTTCTCCGAAAGCTATCGCCAACAGTACGGCGAACTGCCGTCGCAGACCTTCAAACGCCGCCACTAA